TTTCTCcgcttaatatatatagtagagCTTCCAACGGATCTGTAACGATTAGAAAAATCTGACCGTTAGAGTCTGGGAGTCGACTCTAGTTATACAGGAGTCAACTTCTCTAATGCTATAGTTAACTCTTTGAAATACATCAATGCTGCCAGATCGACTCTAACTTTACAAGAGTCAACTTCAACTTAAGGGGAGTCGACTCCACATAACCAAAACTCGACTTTTGAGGCcaattttacagaaaataaattttatacatataacaattgtttgaagatataatccatatagcatatatacattacaagatatttacatttctttagtttaagtaaatgtcctcattttctttaatttatattttatcttccatttactttaatacataaatataaataaaaaattaccccccatttgaattcaataaaaatatctaaaaactaaaaatccaaaacaataagaaaatataattttgattttactacaaattcaggatttaacaattttaccacctccaaaatacatacattctattttttgaaaaattcattaaaaattattttaacatcaatgaatattagttatcaaaatatcgagagatagtttttaaaaatgaaaatattttcttatatgtatccTTATAATGCAATAATTTTCCAAACttaaagaaataacatttcttaattcattttgatacacaaaatactataatacttaagacatataaaaaaattctattaggggatttaaatatatcaaacatagttttaccaaaattatattttgttaaatatcaaaatacacaataagtTGATtggagcaagttggctcaacagtaACCCTGGGCTCTAGCCCTACTAGACTCGCCTTCAACCACTattttacctttacctggaatgacatgaaaGTAAACAATGTGAGCCACagggctcagcaagtatatttataaaatatgaagaTATAGAATTAAAAGcatggataatcaagatagagtaaaccacaactctatgagaagatatcAGTATAACACAACTCATAAATTTTCCATTTACATCAATTTTTGATACCGTGATTATTATACATACCATGTAATCATTTCCATGCTTATACACATGTATCAACAATAAGTAATTTTTCACATAATTCCAATACTCCCATAGCtaatatatccattcatgaatatatatacattatgaaaatacatcaacaagcaataacaatttgagccttGCCTAcagggttgatggccacctcactcgCATCAGGCGCTCATATGATATCCTTTTCTCACCCACTAACATAGCTGTTGtgtaaaataataagtgcgcaaatcaatataaaaatgCATCACATAAGCATATCCTAATTTCATGTCAATCAtcaataattaagaaaaatctcgCATAAACAGGATTAATTagacaaaatttttagaaaatttccaaatttcaaAAGGTAACTTCAAAGGTCTATTTTGAGCTCGTTTCTCAGTCAAATTtctgttagagttatgcccccaCAAAccaattatatttatatgtaattgatcatacttttcattttgattctttatcttcaatcaattgttattgcaagacattatgtttttatttgtcattgatggttgtcatcattatttattgtaatccatacttgacaaagttcatagatcaaataggctcatggaatatggtcgtgtaTAGGGAacacgatcatgaaacatattcctttcaagccttgatcttaaatgttcctagtcatagagttattaggattggacactaataactcagatatactagcacatatgatgcatgctcaattaggagaatgtctcatttcatggacattggtgtgaagacactagtgcatatatatgggtgcttattataagaataagtacactgaactgacccgctacagaattcctaatggttattatttGATGCCGAATTGGAATTCCTGTGTtccaatagtgcagattgatccttagacttgagacatcatggtagtcttatatttgactagttatgttttggttctttttagattctaatggagtcattaacaaattatcaataggcgtaaccttatcacatatgaaggcttgtgaatgtcgaaataggattcatcacttatcgataagatgagaagatgtcctatgtattccgatgatttcatgactgagaaaatccttggccaaggtgaggtggaaatcaaaatgtgttttgatttcgcctatcaagtcataaatctgagATGGAtgcatagttattgaatgattaagattttgtcataaaaccataccctaaattcaatcgggacatagattgatgaaaggattttactgcacggtagTTGTAATTGAAAATGTTcatgttttttcatcgttggctaggtattcatggtatattgctagatgttaaccatgatatgtaggggtcacacacttaggtccgttccacaatttaaaagagagattcggcccaatgtgattaaggatcgggcctaaattgtttaggggtttTCCAAGTCAcgattagggtttttaactctataaatatgcggcttaagaagctggaaaaaggagaagaaatttggatctctctcaagaggcgcctagggttgctagcactaCTCAAGGTGTTCGtggaaagggtcgatcgtgtggaccaaCTTGGAGGAGTTCACGCTTGCGACTCTACGGATTGAATAAGGCAGAATTAAAGCTACGCGGTCTACTGGTTtcctaacagtggtatcagagcaaggttaTTTCGAACCTTTAATGATTTCGTTATCTATATTTTGATTCGATCGTTTTATGGCAATGTAACGAATCTGTCTCAATTTCGGTTCTGCCATTAATTGATGGATCATTTATGCAGTAACGAATCAGCATTGATTTTGGTTCTTCCATTATTTGATGGATGATTTATGCATCGAATCAGCATGCTAAGATGGTAGATTATAAAGTTCTTTAATCAGTTTTTAATGTGATATGAAACTGATGCATAGAAACGATTTGGTTCTGCCATTATTTTGCTGTTTCAGTCATGCTTCGAATCTGTTTGTTTTCGAGGGTTAAATAAGATCTGTAATCGGCATGCAATAAGATTGAAACCGATTCAGATTATGGGGTCATGTTATCGAACAACATGTTCGAAAAGAATCGGTTTGATATGATCAAATCGAGATCAGTTTTGGTTCAAATAGCAATGCTTGATATGATCAATGTGAAAAATCGAAACTGTTTTATTATCTGTTCGAACAGTATATGGATCTGTTTTGATATGATCAacataagtttattttttgaaacGAATAGCAATTATGATATGATCAGTGTTTAAACAAACATCAATAATGATGCGATCAATATTTGTTTATCGTTTGGCATGATCAGTATCTGTTCAAATAGTTTGCTGGGTGCTAGGTTTATGATTCGATCAAAACCGAACACCAAGTCTTTTTGATATGATATAAGGAACAACATTCTGTCGAACTACATACTGTTTTGCAAGTTTTTATGATATGATCTAAACCGAGCTACTATCTAATGTTGATATGATCTCAACCCCATCGGGGGCGCTGCACCTGAACCCCTGTATGGGGCGGTGCATAATCTGTTATGTGTTTTATAAATGTAAAGGCTAAAAATCTATTTTGTTTACATGTCCTTTTAACTTGTATTCAAATGTGATCTTCATTGCATGAGATGGTTTTATGATTTCTAAGATACATGCTAATAACATGTTAGTATCATTGTGTATAAGATGCATGCTTATGATGAATAAATTATGCAATGTGTTAGATGCATGTATTATGATCTAAATGAAAGATTAAAAACCCCTTtctaaaaattgttttaagtaTGAATATTAAGTGGTGAACGGGGAAATCAAAAGAGTTTAATTTCTCCATGGCCTTCCATCATTGGCATATGACATGAGGTTTTCATGTTTGATATGCATCGCCAATATTATTTGGGACATACTAAGTATGGCAatctatattatatgttatgcaTGTTGATGTACATTAGGTGATATGTAGAAATACTATGGTTAATATTATTTAGGGGTATCTCTATTTGTCACACTTGTGTTTAATGATGGTCTGACTTAACATGTTTTGCATAAGAACGTCAATAATATTTGAGTTTATGCAAATATGAGTCAAAATAGTTTGAGGGTTACATGAGATGTAATTGGTAAGAGTTACCTAccttttaaaattactataagagcTACGATATTATTCGAGTTTATGGTAATTTTAATTGGGTCTCAAGCCCACTAGaaagcctatgtatttaagcttttcaaatcttattttgagagtgctaagatttgattaaaatagtgGGAGTATCACTTATAACAAAAAAAGTCCTTAATCATATGTGAATGTAATTGATTGAATGTGTAAATGTATTATCATGTTTATCTTTGCAaatttgtgaaataaaaaatggcCAAGAATCCGCTTGCAGGTTTGCTAGACACTAACAAGTTGACAGGTCCCAATTATCTGGATTGGCTAAGGAATCTCAAAATTGTTttggattccgaaaaaataacatatgtgATAGATAAGGCCCCACCTGAAAAAGTTTCAGAGGCATCCACCCTAGAGGAACTAACCACTTGGCAGAAGTGGAAAGATGATGATATTCATGCTCGTTACTATATGATAGCATCGATGTCCAATGAGCTGCAAAAGCAACACGAGAACATGGAGCATGCAGCAGAGATTCATTTGCacctacaagagttgtatggtgagcaGACTAGATATGTGAGATATTAGATCTCAAAGGAACTTTTCAGGGCCCATATGACAGATGGTGAATCAGTCAATACTCGTGCATTGAAAATGATAAACCTGATAGAAAA
This window of the Diospyros lotus cultivar Yz01 chromosome 5, ASM1463336v1, whole genome shotgun sequence genome carries:
- the LOC127802142 gene encoding uncharacterized protein LOC127802142; the protein is MAKNPLAGLLDTNKLTGPNYLDWLRNLKIVLDSEKITYVIDKAPPEKVSEASTLEELTTWQKWKDDDIHARYYMIASMSNELQKQHENMEHAAEIHLHLQELYGEQTRYVRY